The Mytilus galloprovincialis chromosome 2, xbMytGall1.hap1.1, whole genome shotgun sequence genome has a window encoding:
- the LOC143064595 gene encoding uncharacterized protein LOC143064595 isoform X2, with protein MDNSKLSEYISDISKMNDTSVWKMKSLDTLTMTLQKTINYLEDLGADVSAWIVLPDPGNNSQIKHVGSKKGSEFILTKPSIDADLQFFLENSEALQKISSKFPYSLLSVRGQPWFTLPGFPPDLLPFRHPSKYDVHSLQTIINCKDLVKFNILHKKLQDAYYKNKVPCKNITKSALQNRLSGVVKKSQDQMDKDFMSFIEKDTATHNNQQEDNSKGKKRKEKTECTNDLVVRRSKRRKTLTTKKYVSLLTPSCVSYAAKKKRNQKDQKLKPKTQDLAVTNTNENTFIMQIKEEAADPDDYPLPVGQEEDDSHISILLNVSGGRSITKYDWESDNIHTKSDIVDSVEEHYDPREFDNNHTKSDIIDSVEMTCEEPYGPRESNNIHTKSDRIDRVEEPYGLRETDNIHTKSDIIDSVEMTCDEPSDDLPCSNYTQSDAIFFHSGLVDNQNSGKYFSCSTDSNNCENIMIKIEPIEH; from the exons ATGGACAATTCCAAATTGAGTGAATATATCAGTGATATAAGTAAGATGAATGATACAAGTGTATGGAAGATGAAAAGTTTGGatactttaacaatgacattacAGAAAACA ATTAATTATCTAGAAGATTTGGGTGCAGATGTTTCTGCATGGATTGTTTTACCTGATCCAGGAAACAACTCTCAGATAAAGCATGTTGGTAGTAAAAAGGGGAGTGAATTCATCCTAACTAAACCTAGTATTGATGCTGATTTACAGTTCTTTCTAGAAAATT ctgAAGCTTTACAGAAAATTAGCTCTAAATTTCCATACAGCTTATTATCTGTGCGTGGACAGCCCTGGTTTACATTGCCAGGGTTCCCTCCGGACCTTCTTCCCTTCAGACATCCATCAAAGTATGATGTACACAGCTTACAAACAATTATAAACTGCAAAGATTTGGTTAAATTCAACATACTTCATAAAAA atTGCAAGATGCCTATTATAAAAACAAAGTACCCTGCAAGAACATTACAAAGTCTGCCTTGCAAAATAGATTATCAGGTGTTGTAAAAAAATCTCAGGACCAAATGGATAAAGATTTCATGTCATTTATAGAAAAGGATACAGCTACACATAACAATCAACAAGAAGACAACTCAAAAGGgaagaaaagaaaagagaaaacagAGTGTACAAATGACTTAGTAGTAAGGAGGTCCAAAAGGAGAAAAACATTAACAACAAAGAAATATGTTTCACTATTGACTCCATCTTGTGTCTCTTATGctgcaaaaaagaaaagaaatcagAAAGATCAGAAGTTAAAACCAAAAACACAAGATTTAGCTGttacaaatacaaatgaaaatacattCATAATGCAAATAAAGGAAGAAGCTGCAGATCCAGATGATTATCCTCTACCAGTCGGTCAGGAAGAAGATGATAGTCATATATCTATTCTACTCAATGTTTCTGGTGGCAGGTCTATTACAAAATATGACTGGGAGTCTGATAATATCCATACAAAGTCAGATATAGTTGATAGTGTTGAAGAACATTATGATCCTAGGGAGTTCGATAATAACCATACAAAGTCTGATATAATTGATAGTGTTGAAATGACATGTGAAGAACCTTATGGTCCTAGGGAGTCCAATAATATCCATACAAAGTCCGATAGAATTGATAGGGTTGAAGAACCTTATGGTCTTAGGGAGACTGATAATATCCATACAAAGTCAGATATAATTGATAGTGTTGAAATGACATGTGATGAACCTAGTGATGATCTACCATGTAGTAATTATACTCAATCTGATGCTATTTTCTTTCATTCTGGTCTCGTGGACAATCAAAACTCTGGGAAATATTTTTCATGTTCCACAGACTCAAATAATTGTGAAAATATAATGATTAAGATTGAGCCAATTGAACATTGA
- the LOC143064595 gene encoding uncharacterized protein LOC143064595 isoform X1, with protein sequence MDNSKLSEYISDISKMNDTSVWKMKSLDTLTMTLQKTINYLEDLGADVSAWIVLPDPGNNSQIKHVGSKKGSEFILTKPSIDADLQFFLENYHINEKNEMKKASKKVLVDICIKLFDQKYAEALQKISSKFPYSLLSVRGQPWFTLPGFPPDLLPFRHPSKYDVHSLQTIINCKDLVKFNILHKKLQDAYYKNKVPCKNITKSALQNRLSGVVKKSQDQMDKDFMSFIEKDTATHNNQQEDNSKGKKRKEKTECTNDLVVRRSKRRKTLTTKKYVSLLTPSCVSYAAKKKRNQKDQKLKPKTQDLAVTNTNENTFIMQIKEEAADPDDYPLPVGQEEDDSHISILLNVSGGRSITKYDWESDNIHTKSDIVDSVEEHYDPREFDNNHTKSDIIDSVEMTCEEPYGPRESNNIHTKSDRIDRVEEPYGLRETDNIHTKSDIIDSVEMTCDEPSDDLPCSNYTQSDAIFFHSGLVDNQNSGKYFSCSTDSNNCENIMIKIEPIEH encoded by the exons ATGGACAATTCCAAATTGAGTGAATATATCAGTGATATAAGTAAGATGAATGATACAAGTGTATGGAAGATGAAAAGTTTGGatactttaacaatgacattacAGAAAACA ATTAATTATCTAGAAGATTTGGGTGCAGATGTTTCTGCATGGATTGTTTTACCTGATCCAGGAAACAACTCTCAGATAAAGCATGTTGGTAGTAAAAAGGGGAGTGAATTCATCCTAACTAAACCTAGTATTGATGCTGATTTACAGTTCTTTCTAGAAAATT atcatataaatgagaaaaatgaaatgaaaaaagcATCGAAAAAAGTCTTGGTTGATATATGTATTAAACTGTTTGACCAAAAATATG ctgAAGCTTTACAGAAAATTAGCTCTAAATTTCCATACAGCTTATTATCTGTGCGTGGACAGCCCTGGTTTACATTGCCAGGGTTCCCTCCGGACCTTCTTCCCTTCAGACATCCATCAAAGTATGATGTACACAGCTTACAAACAATTATAAACTGCAAAGATTTGGTTAAATTCAACATACTTCATAAAAA atTGCAAGATGCCTATTATAAAAACAAAGTACCCTGCAAGAACATTACAAAGTCTGCCTTGCAAAATAGATTATCAGGTGTTGTAAAAAAATCTCAGGACCAAATGGATAAAGATTTCATGTCATTTATAGAAAAGGATACAGCTACACATAACAATCAACAAGAAGACAACTCAAAAGGgaagaaaagaaaagagaaaacagAGTGTACAAATGACTTAGTAGTAAGGAGGTCCAAAAGGAGAAAAACATTAACAACAAAGAAATATGTTTCACTATTGACTCCATCTTGTGTCTCTTATGctgcaaaaaagaaaagaaatcagAAAGATCAGAAGTTAAAACCAAAAACACAAGATTTAGCTGttacaaatacaaatgaaaatacattCATAATGCAAATAAAGGAAGAAGCTGCAGATCCAGATGATTATCCTCTACCAGTCGGTCAGGAAGAAGATGATAGTCATATATCTATTCTACTCAATGTTTCTGGTGGCAGGTCTATTACAAAATATGACTGGGAGTCTGATAATATCCATACAAAGTCAGATATAGTTGATAGTGTTGAAGAACATTATGATCCTAGGGAGTTCGATAATAACCATACAAAGTCTGATATAATTGATAGTGTTGAAATGACATGTGAAGAACCTTATGGTCCTAGGGAGTCCAATAATATCCATACAAAGTCCGATAGAATTGATAGGGTTGAAGAACCTTATGGTCTTAGGGAGACTGATAATATCCATACAAAGTCAGATATAATTGATAGTGTTGAAATGACATGTGATGAACCTAGTGATGATCTACCATGTAGTAATTATACTCAATCTGATGCTATTTTCTTTCATTCTGGTCTCGTGGACAATCAAAACTCTGGGAAATATTTTTCATGTTCCACAGACTCAAATAATTGTGAAAATATAATGATTAAGATTGAGCCAATTGAACATTGA